A genome region from Prionailurus viverrinus isolate Anna chromosome A3, UM_Priviv_1.0, whole genome shotgun sequence includes the following:
- the XPO1 gene encoding exportin-1 isoform X2: MILVQILKQEWPKHWPTFISDIVGASRTSESLCQNNMVILKLLSEEVFDFSSGQITQVKAKHLKDSMCNEFSQIFQLCQFVMENSQNAPLVHATLETLLRFLNWIPLGYIFETKLISTLIYKFLNVPMFRNVSLKCLTEIAGVSVSQYEEQFVTLFTLTMMQLKQMLPLNTNIRLAYSNGKDDEQNFIQNLSLFLCTFLKEHGQLIEKRLNLRETLMEALHYMLLVSEVEETEIFKICLEYWNHLAAELYRESPFSTSASPLLSGSQHFDVPPRRQLYLPVLSKVRLLMVSRMAKPEEVLVVENDQGEVVREFMKDTDSINLYKNMRETLVYLTHLDYVDTERIMTEKLHNQVNGTEWSWKNLNTLCWAIGSISGAMHEEDEKRFLVTVIKDLLGLCEQKRGKDNKAIIASNIMYIVGQYPRFLRAHWKFLKTVVNKLFEFMHETHDGVQDMACDTFIKIAQKCRRHFVQVQVGEVMPFIDEILNNINTIICDLQPQQVHTFYEAVGYMIGAQTDQTVQEHLIEKYMLLPNQVWDSIIQQATKNVDILKDPETVKQLGSILKTNVRACKAVGHPFVIQLGRIYLDMLNVYKCLSENISAAIQANGEMVTKQPLIRSMRTVKRETLKLISGWVSRSNDPQMVAENFVPPLLDAVLIDYQRNVPAAREPEVLSTMAIIVNKLGGHITAEIPQIFDAVFECTLNMINKDFEEYPEHRTNFFLLLQAVNSHCFPAFLAIPPAQFKLVLDSIIWAFKHTMRNVADTGLQILFTLLQNVAQEEAAAQSFYQTYFCDILQHIFSVVTDTSHTAGLTMHASILAYMFNLVEEGKISTPLNPGNPVNNQMFIQEYVANLLKSAFPHLQDAQVKLFVTGLFSLNQDIPAFKEHLRDFLVQIKEFAGEDTSDLFLEERETALRQAQEEKHKLQMSVPGILNPHEIPEEMCD, from the exons atgattCTTGTTCAG ATACTGAAACAAGAATGGCCAAAACACTGGCCAACTTTTATCAGTGACATTGTTGGAGCAAGTAGGACTAGTGAAAGTCTCTGTCAGAATAATATGGTGATTCTTAAACTCTTGAGTGAAGAAGTATTTGATTTCTCTAGTGGACAAATAACTCAAGTGAAAGCTAAGCATTTAAAAGACAG catgtGCAATGAATTCTCGCAAATTTTCCAGCTGTGTCAGTTTGTGATG GAAAATTCCCAAAATGCTCCACTTGTACATGCAACTTTGGAAACATTGCTCAGATTTCTTAATTGGATTCCACTGGGatatatttttgagaccaagTTAATCAGCACATTAATTTATAAG TTCCTGAATGTTCCAATGTTTCGAAATGTCTCTCTGAAGTGCCTCACTGAGATTGCTGGTGTAAGTGTAAGCCAATATGAGGAACAATTTGTAACATTATTTACACTGACAATGATGCAGCTAAAACAG ATGCTACCTTTAAATACCAATATTCGACTTGCGTACTCAAATGGAAAAGATGATGAACAGAACTTTATTCAGAATCTCAGTTTGTTTCTCTGCACCTTTCTTAAGGAACATGGTCAACTTATAGAAAAAAGGTTAAATCTCAGGGAAACACTCATGGAG GCCCTTCATTATATGTTGTTGGTATCAGAAGTGGAGGAAACTGAAATCTTTAAGATTTGTCTTGAGTACTGGAATCATTTAGCAGCTGAACTCTATAGAGAGAGCCCATTCTCTACATCTGCTTCTCCGTTGCTATCTGGAAGCCAACATTTTGATGTTCCTCCCAGGAGACAGCTGTATTTGCCCGTGTTATCCAAG GTCCGTTTATTAATGGTTAGTCGTATGGCTAAACCAGAGGAAGTATTGGTTGTAGAAAATGATCAGGGAGAAGTTGTAAGAGAATTCATGAAGGATACAGATTCCATTAATTTGTATAAGAATATGAGAGAAACATTAG TTTATCTCACTCACCTGGATTATGTAGATACAGAAAGAATAATGACTGAGAAGCTTCACAATCAAGTGAATGGTACAGAGTGGTCATGGAAAAATTTGAATACATTGTGTTGGGCAATAGGCTCCATTAGTGGAGCAATGCATGAAGAGGATGAAAAACGATTTCTTGTTACTGTTATAAAG GATCTATTAGGATTATGTGAACAGAAAAGAGGCAAAGATAATAAAGCTATTATCGCTTCAAATATCATGTACATAGTAGGTCAATATCCAAGATTTTTAAGAGCTCACTGGAAATTTCTGAAGACTGTAGTTAACAAGTTGTTTGAATTCATGCATG agacCCATGACGGAGTCCAAGATATGGCTTGTGATACTTTCATTAAAATAGCTCAAAAATGCCGCAGGCATTTTGTTCAGGTTCAGGTTGGAGAAGTAATGCCATTTATTGATGAAATTTTGAACAATATCAACACCATAATTTGTGATCTTCAGCCTCAACAG GTCCATACATTTTATGAAGCTGTGGGGTACATGATTGGTGCACAAACAGACCAAACAGTGCAAGaacatttaatagaaaaatatatgctACTTCCTAATCAGGTTTGGGATAGCATAATCCAGCAGGCAACCAAA AATGTGGATATACTTAAAGATCCTGAAACAGTCAAGCAGCTCGGTAGCATATTGAAAACAAATGTTAGAGCCTGCAAAGCTGTCGGACACCCCTTTGTAATTCAGCTTGGGAGAATTTATTTAGATATGCTTAATGTATACAAGTGCCTCAGTGAAAATATTTCAGCAGCTATCCAAGCTAATG GTGAGATGGTTACAAAGCAACCGTTGATTAGAAGTATGCGAACTGTAAAAAGGGAAACTTTAAAGTTAATATCTGGTTGGGTGAGCCGGTCCAATGATCCACAGATG gtagCCGAAAATTTTGTTCCTCCTCTATTGGATGCAGTTCTCATTGATTATCAGAGAAATGTCCCCGCTGCTAGAGAACCAGAAGTGCTTAGTACTATGGCTATTATTGTCAATAAGTTAGGAGGACATATAACAGCTGAAATACCTCAAATATTTGATGCTGTTTTTGAATGCACATTGAATATGATAAATAAG GACTTTGAGGAGTATCCTGAACACAGAACAAACTTCTTCTTGCTACTTCAGGCTGTCAATTCTCATTGTTTCCCAGCATTTCTGGCTATACCACCTGCACAATTTAAACTTGTTTTGGACTCCATTATTTGGGCTTTCAAACACACTATGAGGAATGTTGCAGATACAG GCTTACAGATACTTTTTACACTCTTACAAAATGTTGCACAAGAAGAAGCTGCAGCTCAGAGTTTCTATCAAACGTATTTTTGTGATATTCTTCAGCATATCTTTTCTGTTGTGACAGACACCTCACATACTGCTG GCTTGACAATGCATGCATCAATACTTGCATATATGTTTAATTTGgttgaagaaggaaaaataagtacgCCGTTAAATCCTGGAAATCCGGTTAACAACCAAATGTTCATTCAGGAATATGTGGCAAATCTCCTTAAATCTGCATTCCCTCATCTACAAGa tGCTCAAGTAAAGCTCTTTGTGACAGGGCTTTTCAGCTTAAATCAGGATATTCCTGCTTTCAAGGAACATCTTAGGGATTTCCTAGTACAAATAAAG GAGTTTGCAGGTGAAGATACATCTGATCTGtttttggaagaaagagaaacagcccTTCGACAGGCTCAGGAAGAGAAACATAAACTTCAAATGTCTGTCCCTGGCATCCTTAATCCACatgaaattccagaagaaatgtgTGATTAA
- the XPO1 gene encoding exportin-1 isoform X1 encodes MPAIMTMLADHAARQLLDFSQKLDINLLDNVVNCLYHGEGAQQRMAQEVLTHLKEHPDAWTRVDTILEFSQNMNTKYYGLQILENVIKTRWKILPRNQCEGIKKYVVGLIIKTSSDPTCVEKEKVYIGKLNMILVQILKQEWPKHWPTFISDIVGASRTSESLCQNNMVILKLLSEEVFDFSSGQITQVKAKHLKDSMCNEFSQIFQLCQFVMENSQNAPLVHATLETLLRFLNWIPLGYIFETKLISTLIYKFLNVPMFRNVSLKCLTEIAGVSVSQYEEQFVTLFTLTMMQLKQMLPLNTNIRLAYSNGKDDEQNFIQNLSLFLCTFLKEHGQLIEKRLNLRETLMEALHYMLLVSEVEETEIFKICLEYWNHLAAELYRESPFSTSASPLLSGSQHFDVPPRRQLYLPVLSKVRLLMVSRMAKPEEVLVVENDQGEVVREFMKDTDSINLYKNMRETLVYLTHLDYVDTERIMTEKLHNQVNGTEWSWKNLNTLCWAIGSISGAMHEEDEKRFLVTVIKDLLGLCEQKRGKDNKAIIASNIMYIVGQYPRFLRAHWKFLKTVVNKLFEFMHETHDGVQDMACDTFIKIAQKCRRHFVQVQVGEVMPFIDEILNNINTIICDLQPQQVHTFYEAVGYMIGAQTDQTVQEHLIEKYMLLPNQVWDSIIQQATKNVDILKDPETVKQLGSILKTNVRACKAVGHPFVIQLGRIYLDMLNVYKCLSENISAAIQANGEMVTKQPLIRSMRTVKRETLKLISGWVSRSNDPQMVAENFVPPLLDAVLIDYQRNVPAAREPEVLSTMAIIVNKLGGHITAEIPQIFDAVFECTLNMINKDFEEYPEHRTNFFLLLQAVNSHCFPAFLAIPPAQFKLVLDSIIWAFKHTMRNVADTGLQILFTLLQNVAQEEAAAQSFYQTYFCDILQHIFSVVTDTSHTAGLTMHASILAYMFNLVEEGKISTPLNPGNPVNNQMFIQEYVANLLKSAFPHLQDAQVKLFVTGLFSLNQDIPAFKEHLRDFLVQIKEFAGEDTSDLFLEERETALRQAQEEKHKLQMSVPGILNPHEIPEEMCD; translated from the exons TATTATGGACtacaaattttggaaaatgtgataaaaacaaGATGGAAGATTCTTCCGAGGAACCAGTGTGAAG gaattaaaaaatacGTTGTTGGCCTCATTATCAAGACGTCATCTGACCCAACTTGTGTAGAG aaggAAAAGGTGTATATtggaaaattaaatatgattCTTGTTCAG ATACTGAAACAAGAATGGCCAAAACACTGGCCAACTTTTATCAGTGACATTGTTGGAGCAAGTAGGACTAGTGAAAGTCTCTGTCAGAATAATATGGTGATTCTTAAACTCTTGAGTGAAGAAGTATTTGATTTCTCTAGTGGACAAATAACTCAAGTGAAAGCTAAGCATTTAAAAGACAG catgtGCAATGAATTCTCGCAAATTTTCCAGCTGTGTCAGTTTGTGATG GAAAATTCCCAAAATGCTCCACTTGTACATGCAACTTTGGAAACATTGCTCAGATTTCTTAATTGGATTCCACTGGGatatatttttgagaccaagTTAATCAGCACATTAATTTATAAG TTCCTGAATGTTCCAATGTTTCGAAATGTCTCTCTGAAGTGCCTCACTGAGATTGCTGGTGTAAGTGTAAGCCAATATGAGGAACAATTTGTAACATTATTTACACTGACAATGATGCAGCTAAAACAG ATGCTACCTTTAAATACCAATATTCGACTTGCGTACTCAAATGGAAAAGATGATGAACAGAACTTTATTCAGAATCTCAGTTTGTTTCTCTGCACCTTTCTTAAGGAACATGGTCAACTTATAGAAAAAAGGTTAAATCTCAGGGAAACACTCATGGAG GCCCTTCATTATATGTTGTTGGTATCAGAAGTGGAGGAAACTGAAATCTTTAAGATTTGTCTTGAGTACTGGAATCATTTAGCAGCTGAACTCTATAGAGAGAGCCCATTCTCTACATCTGCTTCTCCGTTGCTATCTGGAAGCCAACATTTTGATGTTCCTCCCAGGAGACAGCTGTATTTGCCCGTGTTATCCAAG GTCCGTTTATTAATGGTTAGTCGTATGGCTAAACCAGAGGAAGTATTGGTTGTAGAAAATGATCAGGGAGAAGTTGTAAGAGAATTCATGAAGGATACAGATTCCATTAATTTGTATAAGAATATGAGAGAAACATTAG TTTATCTCACTCACCTGGATTATGTAGATACAGAAAGAATAATGACTGAGAAGCTTCACAATCAAGTGAATGGTACAGAGTGGTCATGGAAAAATTTGAATACATTGTGTTGGGCAATAGGCTCCATTAGTGGAGCAATGCATGAAGAGGATGAAAAACGATTTCTTGTTACTGTTATAAAG GATCTATTAGGATTATGTGAACAGAAAAGAGGCAAAGATAATAAAGCTATTATCGCTTCAAATATCATGTACATAGTAGGTCAATATCCAAGATTTTTAAGAGCTCACTGGAAATTTCTGAAGACTGTAGTTAACAAGTTGTTTGAATTCATGCATG agacCCATGACGGAGTCCAAGATATGGCTTGTGATACTTTCATTAAAATAGCTCAAAAATGCCGCAGGCATTTTGTTCAGGTTCAGGTTGGAGAAGTAATGCCATTTATTGATGAAATTTTGAACAATATCAACACCATAATTTGTGATCTTCAGCCTCAACAG GTCCATACATTTTATGAAGCTGTGGGGTACATGATTGGTGCACAAACAGACCAAACAGTGCAAGaacatttaatagaaaaatatatgctACTTCCTAATCAGGTTTGGGATAGCATAATCCAGCAGGCAACCAAA AATGTGGATATACTTAAAGATCCTGAAACAGTCAAGCAGCTCGGTAGCATATTGAAAACAAATGTTAGAGCCTGCAAAGCTGTCGGACACCCCTTTGTAATTCAGCTTGGGAGAATTTATTTAGATATGCTTAATGTATACAAGTGCCTCAGTGAAAATATTTCAGCAGCTATCCAAGCTAATG GTGAGATGGTTACAAAGCAACCGTTGATTAGAAGTATGCGAACTGTAAAAAGGGAAACTTTAAAGTTAATATCTGGTTGGGTGAGCCGGTCCAATGATCCACAGATG gtagCCGAAAATTTTGTTCCTCCTCTATTGGATGCAGTTCTCATTGATTATCAGAGAAATGTCCCCGCTGCTAGAGAACCAGAAGTGCTTAGTACTATGGCTATTATTGTCAATAAGTTAGGAGGACATATAACAGCTGAAATACCTCAAATATTTGATGCTGTTTTTGAATGCACATTGAATATGATAAATAAG GACTTTGAGGAGTATCCTGAACACAGAACAAACTTCTTCTTGCTACTTCAGGCTGTCAATTCTCATTGTTTCCCAGCATTTCTGGCTATACCACCTGCACAATTTAAACTTGTTTTGGACTCCATTATTTGGGCTTTCAAACACACTATGAGGAATGTTGCAGATACAG GCTTACAGATACTTTTTACACTCTTACAAAATGTTGCACAAGAAGAAGCTGCAGCTCAGAGTTTCTATCAAACGTATTTTTGTGATATTCTTCAGCATATCTTTTCTGTTGTGACAGACACCTCACATACTGCTG GCTTGACAATGCATGCATCAATACTTGCATATATGTTTAATTTGgttgaagaaggaaaaataagtacgCCGTTAAATCCTGGAAATCCGGTTAACAACCAAATGTTCATTCAGGAATATGTGGCAAATCTCCTTAAATCTGCATTCCCTCATCTACAAGa tGCTCAAGTAAAGCTCTTTGTGACAGGGCTTTTCAGCTTAAATCAGGATATTCCTGCTTTCAAGGAACATCTTAGGGATTTCCTAGTACAAATAAAG GAGTTTGCAGGTGAAGATACATCTGATCTGtttttggaagaaagagaaacagcccTTCGACAGGCTCAGGAAGAGAAACATAAACTTCAAATGTCTGTCCCTGGCATCCTTAATCCACatgaaattccagaagaaatgtgTGATTAA